A section of the Chloroflexota bacterium genome encodes:
- the uvrC gene encoding excinuclease ABC subunit UvrC: MAKPVAIDAAIDPARIAALPAKPGVYLFRDQAGEVIYVGKAASLRARVRSYFGSHPEFTAKNRALVERIRAVEVIVANGEAEALLLENNMIKRYKPRFNIRLRDDKSFLYIKISVDETYPRVYTTRRVLDDGTRYFGPYANAKSLRRTLKLLNKLFPFRTCALDMDREWDRPCLKYHIDLCNGPCIRAVEADEYRRVIDSTIDFLRGRSAPIVADLEREMKRAAEKQAYETAALARDRLAAISKVMAGQQAVDDRAGDIDAIGVAREGRQGAGYVLNVRTGRIVGHNEFPFALQGQETEAELAGEFVREYYARAVDLPAVVLLATDIAEPELVAASLSARLGRKVVVRVPQRGPRRRLLEMATNNAREALAIEHRSLMGSRRRLRRALDQIGEALGLRRLPRRIECFDISHLQGAHVVGAMVVFEDGMPQKSQYRRFRIKGDWGNDDFASMREVVARRFARLEKQSNGPGGFAKSPDLVIVDGGRGQLRAALKGLEGERAISVPLAALAKREEELYSTNSPRPIRLPPTSEGFYLLQRIRDEAHRFAVGYHVSLRSRSSRRSELDRVPGVGPARRRQLMRHFGSLARLRAASAAQIAEVPGIGSATATAIHQALAE, from the coding sequence ATGGCAAAACCGGTAGCAATTGACGCCGCGATCGATCCCGCACGGATCGCCGCATTGCCCGCCAAACCCGGGGTCTATCTATTCCGCGACCAGGCGGGCGAGGTAATCTACGTCGGCAAAGCGGCCTCGTTGCGCGCCCGGGTGCGATCGTATTTCGGGTCGCACCCCGAATTCACGGCCAAGAACCGGGCCCTGGTCGAGCGGATCCGCGCCGTCGAGGTGATCGTGGCCAACGGCGAGGCCGAAGCGCTGCTGCTTGAGAACAACATGATCAAGCGCTACAAACCGCGCTTCAACATCCGCCTGCGCGACGACAAGTCGTTCCTCTACATCAAGATCTCGGTCGACGAAACGTACCCCCGCGTTTACACCACGCGCCGCGTCCTCGACGACGGCACCCGCTACTTCGGCCCCTACGCCAACGCCAAATCGCTGCGCCGTACGCTGAAGCTCCTGAACAAGCTTTTTCCATTCCGGACGTGCGCCCTGGACATGGACCGCGAATGGGATCGGCCCTGCCTCAAGTACCACATCGACCTGTGCAACGGCCCCTGCATCAGGGCGGTCGAAGCAGACGAATACCGGCGTGTGATCGATTCCACGATCGATTTCTTGCGGGGTCGCAGCGCCCCGATCGTTGCCGACCTCGAAAGGGAGATGAAGCGGGCCGCCGAAAAGCAGGCCTATGAGACGGCCGCCCTGGCGCGGGACCGCCTGGCGGCGATTTCCAAGGTGATGGCCGGCCAGCAGGCGGTCGACGACCGCGCCGGTGACATCGACGCGATCGGGGTCGCCCGCGAGGGCCGGCAGGGCGCCGGCTACGTGCTGAACGTGCGTACCGGTCGCATCGTGGGCCACAACGAGTTCCCGTTTGCCCTGCAGGGCCAGGAGACCGAGGCCGAACTGGCGGGCGAGTTCGTTCGCGAGTACTACGCCCGTGCGGTCGACCTGCCGGCGGTGGTCCTGCTGGCGACCGACATCGCCGAGCCCGAGTTGGTGGCCGCATCGTTAAGCGCGCGCCTGGGCCGCAAGGTGGTGGTCCGGGTCCCGCAGCGGGGGCCGCGCCGCCGGCTGCTCGAGATGGCGACCAACAACGCCCGCGAAGCGCTCGCGATTGAACATCGCTCGCTGATGGGCTCGCGGCGCCGGTTGCGGCGCGCGCTGGACCAGATCGGCGAAGCACTGGGACTGCGGCGCCTCCCGCGCAGGATCGAGTGCTTTGACATCTCCCACCTGCAGGGAGCCCACGTGGTCGGGGCGATGGTTGTCTTTGAGGATGGAATGCCGCAGAAGAGCCAATACCGCCGGTTTCGGATCAAGGGTGACTGGGGGAACGACGATTTCGCCTCCATGCGCGAGGTCGTCGCACGGCGATTCGCGCGACTGGAAAAGCAATCGAACGGACCGGGTGGATTTGCAAAGTCTCCCGACCTGGTCATCGTCGACGGCGGCCGCGGTCAACTGCGGGCGGCGCTCAAGGGGCTCGAAGGCGAGCGGGCGATATCAGTCCCGCTGGCGGCGCTGGCCAAACGCGAGGAAGAGCTCTACAGCACCAACTCCCCGCGCCCGATACGGCTCCCGCCGACTTCGGAAGGGTTTTACTTGCTGCAGCGGATTCGTGACGAGGCGCACCGATTCGCGGTCGGCTATCACGTCAGCCTGCGCAGCCGCAGCAGTCGCCGCTCCGAGTTGGACCGGGTGCCGGGCGTCGGGCCGGCGCGGCGTCGGCAATTGATGCGCCACTTCGGATCGCTGGCCCGGCTGCGGGCCGCCTCGGCCGCCCAAATCGCCGAGGTTCCCGGGATTGGCTCGGCCACCGCGACCGCGATTCATCAGGCCCTGGCCGAATAG
- a CDS encoding ABC transporter ATP-binding protein, whose product MIHYRHDIERARAPFNLGLFRRMFAYTMARPRRVAYAGALALVITVASMIQPIVVGVAIDQGIAAGDVTLLAAMSITYLVLSLTASGAAGTMVWVTGNIGQGMMFDIRMELFRKIQRLNLGFFDRTNSGSILSRFLGDVYTLNEVMTEGLVWTVVDLVMIVGIFIIMLTLSWQLALISFAVMPLLALFAGIFRVHAARAYRWVRALLSETNANLSESILGIRTTQTFTRERENERLFNEVTQRTLNAHRRARLIGVSIIPVTDLLAAVAIAAVLLYGGSLVLGDAGLQLGVVVTFLLYVQRLFGPIQEIGVRYDLLQSAMASAERIFGIIETPEQVQDDPAAGSMPPIEGRIEFDHVEFEYLPDQPVLRDVSFAIEPGQTYALVGATGAGKTTIINLLYRFYDINAGSVLVDGHDVRSVTQKSLRSQMGLVLQDPFLFQGSIHQNIAYGRPDASRAEVEAVAQAVNLHESIVGMDYGYDTFVSERGLQLSVGQRQLLSFARALLIDPKILVLDEATSSVDTRTEALVQSALAKLLEGRTSIVIAHRLSTIQKADQILVIDAGRIIERGTHDELLALGGHYRQMYEIGFDISDADMTEALARTS is encoded by the coding sequence GTGATCCACTACCGCCACGACATCGAGCGCGCCAGGGCGCCGTTCAACCTCGGCCTCTTCCGGCGCATGTTCGCCTACACGATGGCCCGCCCCCGGCGCGTTGCCTACGCCGGCGCCCTCGCGCTGGTGATAACCGTCGCCAGCATGATCCAGCCGATAGTCGTCGGCGTCGCGATCGACCAGGGCATCGCCGCTGGCGACGTCACCCTGCTGGCCGCGATGTCGATCACCTACCTCGTGCTCTCGCTGACCGCGTCCGGCGCCGCCGGAACGATGGTGTGGGTAACCGGCAACATCGGTCAGGGCATGATGTTCGACATCCGGATGGAGCTGTTCCGCAAGATCCAGCGGCTCAATTTGGGGTTTTTCGACCGCACCAATTCCGGGTCGATTCTGTCGCGGTTTCTGGGCGACGTATATACCCTCAACGAGGTGATGACCGAGGGCCTGGTCTGGACAGTAGTCGACCTGGTCATGATCGTTGGAATCTTCATCATCATGCTCACGCTTTCCTGGCAGCTGGCGCTGATCTCGTTCGCGGTCATGCCCCTCCTGGCCCTGTTCGCCGGAATATTCCGGGTTCACGCGGCGCGGGCCTACCGCTGGGTGCGGGCGCTGCTCTCGGAAACCAACGCCAACCTGTCCGAGAGCATCCTCGGCATCCGCACCACCCAGACTTTCACCCGCGAGCGCGAGAACGAACGACTGTTCAACGAGGTGACCCAGCGGACGCTTAACGCCCACCGCCGCGCCCGGCTCATCGGCGTTTCGATCATCCCGGTCACCGACCTGCTGGCGGCGGTCGCGATCGCCGCGGTACTGCTTTACGGAGGATCGCTGGTGCTGGGCGACGCCGGATTGCAGCTGGGCGTGGTTGTCACCTTCCTCCTCTACGTGCAGCGCCTCTTCGGGCCCATCCAGGAAATCGGCGTCCGCTACGACCTATTGCAGTCGGCCATGGCCTCGGCAGAGCGCATTTTCGGAATCATCGAGACCCCGGAGCAGGTCCAGGACGACCCGGCGGCCGGATCCATGCCTCCCATCGAGGGCCGAATCGAATTCGACCACGTCGAATTCGAATACCTGCCCGATCAACCGGTGTTGCGCGACGTGTCGTTCGCGATCGAACCGGGCCAGACCTACGCCCTGGTCGGAGCGACCGGGGCCGGCAAAACCACCATCATCAACCTGCTCTACAGGTTCTACGACATCAATGCCGGATCGGTGTTGGTCGACGGCCATGACGTCCGCTCAGTGACCCAAAAATCGCTGCGCTCCCAGATGGGACTGGTCTTGCAGGACCCGTTCCTGTTCCAGGGCAGCATCCACCAGAACATCGCCTACGGGCGGCCGGATGCCAGCCGCGCCGAAGTCGAGGCGGTGGCCCAGGCGGTCAACCTGCACGAATCGATAGTCGGCATGGACTACGGCTACGACACGTTCGTAAGCGAACGCGGTCTGCAGCTATCGGTCGGGCAGCGCCAATTGCTCTCGTTCGCCCGGGCGCTGCTCATCGACCCCAAGATCCTGGTCCTGGACGAGGCCACCTCCTCGGTCGACACCAGAACCGAGGCGTTGGTTCAATCCGCGCTCGCCAAGCTGCTGGAGGGCCGGACCTCGATCGTGATCGCGCATCGCCTCTCAACGATCCAGAAGGCAGATCAGATCCTGGTCATCGACGCCGGCCGGATCATCGAGCGCGGCACCCATGACGAATTGCTGGCCCTGGGCGGCCACTACCGCCAGATGTACGAGATCGGGTTCGACATTTCAGACGCCGACATGACCGAAGCGCTGGCCCGCACCAGCTGA
- a CDS encoding ABC transporter ATP-binding protein has product MRHRSVWAFAGLGLILTIVAEGLAPRAIARAIDDGIAAGDTATLAGFAVLAAGLWLMRGLFGAAFGFCNHYGAQLVGRDLRNLYFAALNRMSFTYFDRNNSGDLITRGISDVQSASHGGTMSFLLLTEAVGKYAFFATLMLTTNFKLALATMAMVPIMVFWTLYFGRIFRTQWRAVMRQRSVLTDVLTEVLNGIRVVKAFAQEDRETQRFEDEVHEMVRAILRAIRSFSIFLPALFFMSSIGTVVLIWYGFSLVSAGEALIGDVVSFNIYMGALIQPTRMMGAFVQRLINGIVATDRVFEIIDYSPPEPDELPPPERVPHGLEVVFDDVWFRYSSGADWILRGVSFVAPVGSTVGIIGPTGSGKTSLLNLLLRHYRPDRGRILIGGRPLDEFDAKELRWQISAVPQDPYLFTNTVSKNVSFARPDSDIRRIEAAADSAQVGRFINTLPDRYETVVGERGVGLSGGQRQRVTIARALVMDAPILVMDDSTSSVDTETERLIQLSIDRQLAGRTALLVSQRVSSVSAADQILVLENGQITARGTHRELLEDGGLYAEIYRLQSPPAEVST; this is encoded by the coding sequence ATGCGCCACCGCTCGGTCTGGGCATTCGCGGGGCTTGGATTGATCCTTACGATCGTTGCCGAAGGTTTGGCCCCGCGGGCAATCGCCCGGGCCATCGACGACGGCATCGCCGCCGGCGACACCGCCACCCTGGCCGGATTCGCGGTCTTGGCGGCCGGACTCTGGCTGATGCGGGGGCTGTTCGGGGCAGCTTTCGGCTTCTGCAATCACTACGGAGCCCAGCTGGTCGGGCGCGACCTGCGAAATCTGTACTTTGCGGCATTGAACCGGATGTCGTTCACCTATTTCGACCGCAACAACTCCGGCGACCTGATAACCCGCGGAATTTCCGACGTCCAATCGGCGAGCCACGGCGGAACGATGAGTTTCTTGCTGCTGACCGAAGCGGTCGGCAAATACGCGTTTTTCGCCACCCTGATGCTGACAACCAACTTCAAGCTCGCGCTGGCGACCATGGCAATGGTCCCGATCATGGTTTTCTGGACGCTCTATTTCGGCCGGATATTTCGGACCCAGTGGCGCGCGGTAATGCGGCAACGTTCGGTCCTGACCGACGTGCTCACCGAGGTCCTCAACGGCATCCGGGTTGTGAAGGCTTTTGCCCAGGAGGACCGCGAGACCCAACGCTTCGAGGACGAGGTCCATGAAATGGTGCGAGCTATCCTGCGCGCCATCCGCAGCTTTTCGATCTTCCTTCCGGCGCTGTTTTTCATGTCCTCGATCGGCACCGTGGTCCTGATCTGGTACGGGTTTTCGCTGGTCTCGGCCGGCGAGGCGCTCATCGGCGACGTGGTCTCATTCAACATCTACATGGGTGCGCTGATCCAGCCGACGCGCATGATGGGTGCTTTCGTGCAGCGGCTCATCAACGGGATCGTCGCAACCGACCGGGTATTCGAAATCATCGATTACAGTCCCCCGGAACCGGACGAGCTGCCGCCCCCGGAGCGCGTCCCCCACGGACTGGAGGTGGTTTTCGACGACGTCTGGTTCCGCTACAGCAGCGGCGCCGACTGGATCCTGCGTGGGGTTTCCTTCGTCGCGCCGGTCGGGTCAACCGTCGGGATCATCGGTCCGACCGGATCCGGCAAGACGTCCCTGCTAAACCTGCTGCTCCGACACTACCGGCCAGACCGCGGCCGTATCCTGATCGGCGGCCGTCCGCTTGACGAATTCGACGCCAAGGAGCTGCGCTGGCAGATTTCGGCAGTCCCCCAGGACCCATACCTTTTCACGAACACGGTGTCCAAAAACGTCAGTTTCGCCAGGCCCGACTCGGACATCCGGCGGATCGAGGCCGCCGCCGACAGCGCGCAGGTCGGGCGCTTTATCAACACCCTGCCCGATCGTTACGAGACGGTGGTCGGCGAACGCGGGGTCGGGTTGTCCGGCGGGCAGCGCCAGCGCGTGACCATTGCCCGGGCGCTGGTGATGGACGCCCCGATCCTGGTCATGGATGATTCGACCTCATCGGTCGATACCGAGACCGAGCGTCTCATCCAGCTGAGCATCGACCGGCAGCTCGCCGGTCGCACCGCTTTGCTGGTATCGCAGCGGGTCTCCTCGGTCAGCGCCGCCGACCAGATCCTGGTGCTCGAAAACGGCCAGATCACCGCCCGCGGCACCCACCGCGAGCTATTGGAAGACGGGGGGCTGTATGCCGAAATCTACCGCCTGCAATCTCCGCCGGCCGAGGTTTCCACGTGA